The Tepidibacter aestuarii genome contains a region encoding:
- a CDS encoding aminoacyl-tRNA deacylase — MENIKNLLKEHGFAFELINNDKPIYTAKEGADYFKINIGQTAATLIIYTDIGFYALVVSGERGGVNFKEVKHILNCKDVRLATKDEVKEVTGFSIGRIPLFGISLPYIIDTKFFRFSYIYGGTGELNVTLKVTPDALTKLNQVVGMLE, encoded by the coding sequence ATGGAAAATATAAAGAACTTATTAAAGGAACATGGATTTGCATTTGAACTAATTAATAATGACAAACCTATTTATACAGCAAAAGAAGGTGCTGATTATTTTAAAATTAATATTGGGCAAACGGCAGCAACATTAATAATATATACTGATATAGGTTTTTATGCATTGGTTGTTTCAGGAGAGCGAGGCGGTGTTAATTTTAAAGAAGTAAAACATATTTTAAATTGTAAAGACGTGAGGTTAGCAACAAAAGATGAAGTCAAGGAAGTTACAGGATTTTCGATTGGAAGAATTCCTTTATTTGGGATTTCGTTGCCATATATAATAGACACAAAGTTTTTTCGATTTTCTTATATATATGGAGGAACAGGAGAGTTGAATGTAACGTTAAAAGTTACTCCTGATGCTTTAACAAAATTAAATCAAGTTGTTGGAATGTTAGAGTAG
- the iorA gene encoding indolepyruvate ferredoxin oxidoreductase subunit alpha, whose amino-acid sequence MKKLMTGNEAIARGFYEAGGSIASAYPGTPSTEVLENIALYKDVYSEWAPNEKVALEVAIGASIAGARSLAAMKHVGVNVAADPLMTYGYTGVNGGLVLVSADDPGLHSSQNEQDNRYYAKFAKIAMIEPSDSQEAKDFMKDAMEISERFDTPVLYRVTTRICHSKTLVEFNEREEAGIKPYTKNIAKFVAAPANARKLHVVVEDKLKRMEEFSNETHLNKIEWNDKKIGVITSGISYQYTKEVFGDNASYLKLGFTHPLPFKKIEDFAKEVETLYVIEELEPYIEEQLKARGINCIGKEKISNIGELNPDIIANSLLNSGVESEVAAAVAELKEDVINRPPTLCAGCPHRGLFYTLSKKKNVMITGDIGCYTLGSAEPLNAMDTCICMGASISTGHGAQKAFNFHNVDKKVVSVIGDSTFFHTGILSLIDVVYNKGNSVTIILDNRITGMTGHQQNPGTGYTLMGEETNQIDIPNLCKSIGIKDVTVVNPLNLKENEEALSNALASDEPSVIITQWPCVLKKFSKEDKERFDCTPKSYEVKEDKCKKCKMCIKSGCPAISFDEYSKIDKTMCVGCSVCAQVCPFDAIEKVGE is encoded by the coding sequence ATGAAAAAACTTATGACAGGTAATGAAGCTATTGCCAGAGGATTTTATGAAGCAGGCGGAAGTATAGCTAGTGCTTATCCTGGAACTCCATCTACTGAGGTACTTGAAAATATAGCTTTATATAAAGATGTTTATTCAGAGTGGGCTCCAAATGAAAAAGTAGCTCTTGAAGTAGCTATAGGAGCATCTATAGCAGGAGCTAGATCACTTGCTGCTATGAAGCATGTTGGGGTTAACGTTGCAGCAGATCCTCTTATGACTTATGGATATACTGGTGTTAATGGGGGACTAGTACTAGTATCTGCAGACGATCCAGGACTGCATTCATCTCAAAATGAGCAAGATAATAGATATTATGCTAAGTTTGCTAAAATTGCAATGATAGAGCCTAGTGATTCACAAGAGGCAAAGGATTTCATGAAGGATGCTATGGAAATATCAGAAAGATTTGATACACCTGTTTTATATAGAGTAACAACTAGAATATGCCATTCTAAAACTTTAGTTGAATTTAATGAAAGAGAAGAAGCAGGAATTAAGCCATATACTAAGAATATAGCTAAGTTCGTTGCAGCTCCAGCTAATGCTAGAAAATTACATGTTGTTGTTGAAGATAAATTAAAGAGAATGGAAGAGTTCAGTAATGAAACTCATTTAAATAAAATAGAATGGAACGATAAAAAGATAGGGGTTATAACTTCAGGTATATCTTATCAATATACTAAAGAAGTATTTGGAGATAATGCTTCTTATCTTAAATTAGGATTTACTCATCCACTTCCATTTAAGAAAATAGAAGATTTTGCTAAAGAAGTAGAAACATTATACGTAATAGAAGAATTAGAGCCTTATATAGAAGAGCAATTAAAGGCTAGAGGAATTAATTGTATAGGAAAAGAAAAGATATCTAACATAGGAGAGTTAAACCCTGATATAATAGCAAATTCTCTTTTAAATTCAGGTGTAGAAAGTGAAGTTGCAGCTGCTGTTGCTGAGCTTAAAGAAGATGTAATAAATAGACCTCCAACACTATGTGCAGGATGTCCACATAGAGGATTATTCTACACTTTATCTAAGAAGAAGAATGTAATGATTACAGGAGATATAGGATGTTATACTCTAGGATCAGCAGAGCCACTTAATGCTATGGATACATGTATTTGTATGGGAGCATCTATAAGTACAGGCCATGGTGCTCAAAAGGCATTTAACTTCCATAATGTAGACAAGAAAGTAGTAAGTGTTATAGGAGATTCAACATTCTTCCATACAGGAATATTAAGCTTAATAGATGTTGTTTACAATAAAGGTAATTCAGTAACTATAATACTAGATAATAGAATAACTGGTATGACAGGACACCAACAAAACCCAGGAACAGGATACACTTTAATGGGAGAGGAAACTAATCAAATAGATATACCTAATTTATGTAAATCTATAGGAATTAAAGATGTTACAGTTGTTAATCCTCTTAACTTAAAAGAAAATGAGGAAGCTTTAAGTAATGCTCTTGCATCTGATGAGCCATCAGTAATAATAACTCAATGGCCTTGTGTACTTAAGAAATTCTCTAAAGAAGATAAAGAGAGATTTGATTGTACACCTAAATCTTATGAAGTTAAAGAAGATAAGTGTAAAAAATGTAAGATGTGTATTAAGTCAGGATGCCCTGCAATCTCATTTGATGAATATTCTAAGATAGATAAAACTATGTGTGTTGGATGCAGTGTATGTGCTCAAGTTTGTCCATTCGATGCTATAGAAAAGGTTGGTGAATAA
- a CDS encoding PF20097 family protein: protein MKIERPYCKSELIQGFFHSGKYGFMWHDEDEKWWQKLSIFGGETLKEYGRVKCHRCKSCNRIIIDLEDM, encoded by the coding sequence GTGAAAATAGAGCGTCCTTATTGTAAAAGTGAATTAATACAAGGTTTTTTTCATAGTGGTAAATACGGATTTATGTGGCATGATGAAGATGAGAAATGGTGGCAAAAACTAAGTATATTTGGTGGAGAGACATTAAAGGAATATGGCAGAGTTAAGTGTCATAGATGTAAAAGTTGTAATAGGATTATTATTGACCTTGAAGATATGTAA
- a CDS encoding MFS transporter, with translation MASFNEAKTCDILDKSKVDKMMKYRWIVWGVLAFAYIIVFFHRLAPGVVKDDLINEFNISGTTFANLGAMYFYAYMIMQIPAGMLADSLGARKTVSIGVLLSGLGSIIFGMAPTIFWAFAGRLLVGIGVSVVFIPILKIQSVWFKESEFGIMSGITSFAGNLGGIIAQTPLALLVAAITWRNSFVVMGIFSIIISLLCYIIVRNDPRDKGYPSISEIEGINKKNASKSKINMGQAVIQVMTNPKTWPGFFIFAGFFGAFVALTGAWGNGYITDVYNVTKIQASNYMILPVLGLAIGSIFIGGISDKMRKRKTPMMIFGSVYLLCWAAIAFGGRLDTNILKVVLFTLGFTCSTFVLGWACSKEVNPPEIAGISTSVVNIGGFFGAAIMPSVLGGVFDKYSSTLGSVELYNKAFMYCFLSTLVGYGFVFLIKETNCRNIYSK, from the coding sequence ATGGCAAGCTTTAATGAGGCAAAAACTTGTGATATTTTGGATAAAAGCAAGGTAGACAAAATGATGAAATACAGGTGGATTGTATGGGGAGTACTAGCATTTGCATATATTATAGTATTTTTTCATAGATTAGCACCTGGGGTTGTTAAAGATGATCTTATAAACGAGTTTAATATTTCGGGAACTACATTTGCAAATTTAGGGGCTATGTATTTTTACGCTTATATGATAATGCAAATCCCTGCTGGAATGTTAGCTGATTCATTAGGCGCTAGAAAGACCGTTTCTATAGGGGTTTTATTATCGGGATTAGGATCTATAATATTTGGTATGGCTCCCACTATATTTTGGGCGTTTGCAGGAAGATTACTTGTAGGAATTGGGGTATCTGTTGTGTTCATACCAATACTTAAGATACAGTCTGTTTGGTTTAAGGAAAGTGAATTTGGAATAATGTCTGGTATTACTTCTTTTGCAGGAAATTTGGGAGGAATAATTGCTCAAACACCTCTTGCATTACTTGTTGCAGCTATAACTTGGAGAAACTCATTCGTTGTTATGGGGATATTCTCTATAATAATAAGTTTACTTTGCTATATTATAGTTAGAAACGATCCAAGAGATAAGGGATATCCATCTATTAGTGAAATTGAAGGTATAAATAAAAAAAATGCGAGTAAAAGTAAGATTAATATGGGACAAGCAGTTATACAAGTTATGACTAATCCTAAAACATGGCCAGGATTTTTTATATTTGCAGGATTCTTTGGTGCGTTCGTAGCATTGACTGGAGCATGGGGAAATGGATATATAACGGATGTATATAATGTGACTAAGATACAAGCTTCTAATTATATGATACTTCCTGTTTTAGGACTAGCTATAGGAAGTATATTCATTGGAGGTATTTCTGATAAGATGAGAAAGAGAAAGACTCCTATGATGATATTTGGAAGTGTGTATTTACTTTGTTGGGCTGCTATAGCTTTTGGAGGAAGACTAGATACTAATATTTTAAAGGTTGTATTATTTACATTAGGATTTACTTGTTCTACATTTGTACTTGGATGGGCATGTTCAAAGGAGGTAAATCCACCTGAAATAGCTGGTATATCGACTTCTGTTGTTAATATAGGAGGATTTTTCGGAGCTGCTATTATGCCATCTGTACTTGGAGGAGTATTTGATAAATATTCATCTACTTTAGGTAGTGTAGAGCTTTATAATAAGGCATTTATGTACTGCTTTTTGAGTACTCTTGTAGGGTATGGGTTTGTGTTTTTGATTAAGGAGACTAATTGTAGGAATATATATTCTAAGTAG
- a CDS encoding indolepyruvate oxidoreductase subunit beta, giving the protein MCINSRSSVKNVLLVGVGGQGIILASKVLSSGLIDSGYDVKMSEVHGMAQRGGSVTTQVRYGKKVYSPIIGKGQADIIVAFERVEALRWLEYLKPGGKIVINDYAIPSATVLSGKEKYPENIIEKIEAKYDDVIAIDAADEAIALGNIKAQNIIMLGGLIKSLGIEEIDWDKALKDNVKEKFVDLNMKAIKKGLESEITEKAL; this is encoded by the coding sequence ATGTGTATAAATAGTAGATCTAGTGTAAAAAATGTTTTATTAGTAGGAGTTGGGGGACAAGGAATAATACTAGCTTCAAAGGTATTATCTAGTGGATTAATAGATTCAGGATATGATGTTAAGATGTCTGAGGTTCATGGTATGGCACAAAGAGGTGGAAGTGTTACAACTCAGGTAAGATATGGAAAGAAAGTATATTCACCTATAATAGGAAAAGGTCAAGCTGATATAATAGTAGCATTTGAAAGAGTAGAGGCTTTAAGATGGTTAGAGTATTTAAAGCCAGGTGGAAAGATTGTAATAAATGATTACGCTATTCCATCAGCAACTGTTTTATCAGGAAAAGAGAAGTATCCAGAAAACATAATTGAAAAAATAGAAGCAAAATATGATGATGTAATAGCTATAGATGCAGCTGATGAAGCTATAGCACTTGGAAATATAAAGGCTCAAAATATAATAATGCTTGGTGGACTTATTAAGTCACTGGGAATTGAAGAGATAGATTGGGATAAGGCATTAAAAGATAATGTTAAAGAAAAATTCGTAGATTTAAATATGAAGGCTATAAAGAAAGGTCTTGAGAGTGAAATAACAGAAAAAGCATTATAA
- a CDS encoding GrpB family protein, which translates to MSEEKQVRVIEVVPHNLKWNEDYQKEAKKICSIMYSEIVDIHHIGSTSIPKIYAKPIIDILIEVKDINSVDKYNEEIEKLGYIAKGEYGIKDRRFFMKGLYNRTHHIHIFQTGNPEIKRHLNFRDYMIAHPEEAKCYEELKKGLAKKFRYDNEGYCEGKDSYIKGIDKKAEEWFNKK; encoded by the coding sequence ATGAGTGAAGAAAAACAGGTTAGGGTAATAGAAGTAGTTCCTCATAATCTTAAATGGAATGAAGACTACCAAAAAGAAGCAAAAAAAATATGTAGCATAATGTATAGTGAAATAGTTGATATTCATCATATTGGTAGCACATCTATACCAAAAATCTATGCAAAGCCAATAATAGATATTTTAATTGAAGTAAAAGATATTAATAGTGTTGATAAATATAATGAGGAAATAGAGAAGTTAGGGTATATAGCAAAAGGCGAGTATGGAATAAAAGATCGCAGATTTTTCATGAAAGGGTTGTACAATAGAACACATCATATTCATATATTTCAAACGGGAAATCCTGAAATAAAAAGACATTTGAATTTTAGAGATTATATGATTGCTCATCCAGAGGAAGCAAAATGCTATGAAGAATTAAAAAAAGGATTGGCTAAAAAATTTAGGTATGATAATGAAGGTTATTGTGAAGGAAAAGATTCTTATATAAAAGGTATAGATAAAAAAGCAGAAGAATGGTTCAATAAAAAATAA
- the hisC gene encoding histidinol-phosphate transaminase — translation MSENLFRKEVASIKPYIPGKSVDELKKELGLEDIEKLASNENPLGPSPKAIEEIKKELDSIHIYPDPNCTKLKDGLCKKYNLKHENIVVGNGGEELLKIIAQTFINEGDEAIMANPTFGKYASEVLFMGGVAHQIDLKDYKHDFEKFVQKINDKTKLIYVCNPNNPTGNIMTKEDIDYLVNNTPKDVVLVFDEAYYEYAIKNDKYPDSLEILRKRPNTIILRTFSKVAGIASVRVGYLLTSSEITKAMNKMKMVFHVNRLAQAAGIGALNDAEHIDKTVKLNYECMSMMEKYFEENDMEYIKSNSNFVFVNVGFDSKVVFEELLKKGIIVRPGYLWDWKNWLRVSTGTKDQTQKFIDALQEVLEENKIHA, via the coding sequence ATGAGTGAAAATCTATTTAGAAAAGAAGTAGCTTCTATAAAACCGTACATACCTGGAAAGTCTGTAGATGAATTAAAGAAGGAATTAGGTCTTGAGGATATTGAAAAACTTGCATCTAATGAAAATCCATTAGGTCCATCTCCAAAGGCTATTGAAGAAATAAAAAAAGAATTAGATAGTATACATATATATCCAGATCCTAACTGCACTAAGTTAAAGGATGGACTATGTAAAAAATACAATCTAAAGCATGAAAATATAGTTGTAGGTAATGGTGGAGAAGAGCTTTTAAAAATAATAGCTCAAACTTTTATAAATGAAGGTGACGAAGCTATAATGGCTAACCCTACATTTGGAAAATATGCTAGTGAAGTTCTTTTTATGGGTGGAGTTGCTCATCAAATAGATCTTAAAGACTATAAGCATGATTTTGAGAAATTTGTGCAAAAGATCAACGATAAGACAAAATTAATTTATGTATGTAATCCAAATAATCCAACTGGAAATATAATGACAAAAGAGGATATTGACTACTTAGTAAATAATACTCCAAAAGATGTAGTTTTAGTATTTGATGAAGCTTATTATGAGTATGCAATAAAAAATGATAAGTATCCAGATTCTTTAGAAATATTAAGAAAAAGACCAAATACTATTATACTTAGAACATTCTCAAAGGTTGCAGGAATTGCATCAGTGAGAGTTGGATATTTACTTACATCAAGTGAAATAACTAAAGCTATGAATAAAATGAAAATGGTATTTCATGTTAATAGATTAGCTCAAGCAGCAGGAATTGGAGCTTTAAATGATGCTGAGCATATAGATAAAACTGTAAAGCTTAATTATGAGTGCATGAGCATGATGGAAAAATACTTTGAAGAAAATGACATGGAGTATATAAAGTCTAATTCAAACTTTGTATTCGTAAATGTTGGATTTGATTCAAAGGTAGTATTTGAAGAATTACTTAAAAAAGGAATCATAGTAAGACCTGGGTATCTTTGGGACTGGAAAAACTGGTTAAGAGTTAGTACAGGAACTAAAGATCAAACTCAAAAATTTATAGATGCATTACAAGAAGTATTAGAAGAAAATAAAATACATGCTTAA
- a CDS encoding OsmC family protein, whose product MSIEISKASSHLLEGMKVESTSRGFKMILDEPIEAGGSNTGMNPVEAILCALGSCQCLITKMIASNMGIKIEDLKINLQGELDPTGYQGDTSVRPGYEAIRSTFIIKSNTSEEQIKELITQVEKFCPVGDTVSNGTNLVVDYVVEK is encoded by the coding sequence ATGTCTATTGAAATTTCTAAAGCATCATCTCATTTATTAGAAGGGATGAAAGTGGAATCAACATCTAGAGGATTTAAAATGATTTTAGATGAACCCATAGAAGCAGGAGGATCAAACACTGGAATGAATCCTGTAGAAGCAATACTTTGTGCTCTAGGTTCATGCCAATGCCTAATTACAAAAATGATAGCTTCCAATATGGGAATAAAAATCGAAGATTTAAAGATTAATCTTCAAGGAGAGCTAGATCCTACAGGCTACCAAGGAGATACAAGTGTAAGACCAGGATATGAAGCTATTAGATCTACGTTTATTATTAAATCAAACACATCAGAAGAACAGATAAAGGAATTGATTACACAGGTAGAGAAGTTCTGTCCTGTAGGAGATACCGTTTCTAACGGAACAAACTTGGTAGTTGATTATGTTGTTGAAAAATAA